The Mytilus galloprovincialis chromosome 2, xbMytGall1.hap1.1, whole genome shotgun sequence genome has a window encoding:
- the LOC143063672 gene encoding uncharacterized protein LOC143063672 isoform X2: MAAQGKKKKIKGTKMALTDFLADGSSNQAPPARTDWAAEMESNDMEDLDMDFLKPKIDRSKLPTAPKSARGPDVDMDKVPSVPPFTAFIGNLAYETTEDNIADFFKKLNVLNVRLPEDRGRLRGFGYVEFADRQNLLDALNMNEENMMGRKVRVDLADQHQQNENKKSGGYDRQTSGDPDRAEGNWRAPPKSFDDFDRGPQRGGFDDRGPQRGGYDDRGPSRGFDDRGPSRGFDDRGSSRGFDDRGPSRGFDDRGPSRGFDDRGPSRGFDDRGPSRGGGYGRDRYDDRGPPRDRYDDRRQGYNDRGGRDFNRFEDRGPPRGGYDDRGPPGADDGGRRPFGSGYNRDDRHGSRAERQSPTRETPAERPRLNLKPRTKAPEDAPTTDKPPARKPSANIFGDAKPVDIVAKEKEKERAAPMSDKPPARKPSANIFGDAKPVDTAAKEREIEERLRRGREDESRRKADEEKENTNTSPGYRPRQYSGEEGGGRQRRLSSNSSGKGRPGPPPVTSPGKPRRDSDVSNHSQEVFSGGEETKEEPRSPVSPAHRDEAASKLVPAPPPPVNIWEKRKETVVKTAVVSVKSPMESHTHIKSETRSIADAPSSSSSSSSTSQSPENKAAPPPKDNPWTRRQYNKESDEPVSSSPMGKPSGRGERSAGSRGRGRGHGGYPDKGRGQESKPRHEKKIPQSIDEMPKYEPQVQKDFRQKNKFAGLLDDEDEDNGEDST; encoded by the exons gtaaaaaaaagaagataaaggGGACCAAGATGGCCCTGACAGATTTTCTGGCAGATGGTTCATCTAATCAAGCACCTCCAGCCAGAACTGATTGGGCTGCAGAGATGGAGAGCAATGACATGGAAG ATCTAGACATGGATTTTTTAAAGCCAAAGATAGACAGATCCAAGTTGCCGACAGCTCCTAAATCAGCTCGTGGTCCTGATGTAGATATGGATAAAGTTCCTTCAGTTCCACCATTTACAGCATTTATAGGAAATCTAGCATATGAAACTACAGAAGATAACATAGCTGACTTTTTCAAAAAACTTAAT GTTTTAAATGTAAGATTGCCAGAAGACAGGGGCAGACTTAGAGGATTTGGTTATGTGGAATTTGCTGACAGACAAAATTTATTGGATGCCCTCAACATGAATGAAGAG AATATGATGGGTAGGAAAGTCCGAGTAGATTTAGCAGATCAACACCAACAAAATG AGAACAAGAAAAGTGGTGGTTATGATAGACAAACAAGTGGTGATCCTGATAGAGCAGAAGGCAATTGGAGGGCACCTCCTAAAAGTTTTGATG attttgacCGAGGCCCTCAAAGAGGAGGTTTTGATGATAGAGGGCCACAAAGAGGAGGTTATGATGACAGGGGCCCTTCAAGAGGTTTTGATGATAGAGGACCATCTAGGGGTTTTGATGATAGAGGATCATCAAGAGGTTTTGATGATAGAGGACCATCAAGGGGTTTTGATGATAGAGGACCATCAAGGGGTTTCGATGATAGAGGACCATCAAGGGGTTTTGATGATAGAGGGCCTTCAAGAGGAGGGGGATATGGAAGGGATAGGTATGACGACAGAGGTCCACCAAGAGATAGATATGATGACAGGCGACAAGGATATAATGATAGAGGAGGTAGAGACTTTAATAGATTTGAAGACCGAGGCCCTCCAAGAGGAGGATATGACGACAGAGGTCCACCAGGGGCTGATG ATGGTGGACGGAGACCATTCGGTAGCGGTTATAACCGTGACGATAGACATGGAAGCAG agCAGAAAGACAGAGTCCAACCAGAG AAACACCAGCAGAAAGGCCTCGATTGAATTTAAAACCTCGTACTAAAGCACCAGAAGATGCCCCAACCACAGATAAACCTCCAGCAAGGAAACCCTCAGCAAATATATTTGGTGATGCTAAACCTGTAGATATAGTAGCTAAAGAGAAAGAGAAGGAGAGGGCTGCCCCAATGTCAGATAAACCTCCAGCAAGGAAACCATCAGCAAATATATTTGGTGATGCTAAACCCGTAGATACAGCGGCCAAAGAGCGAGAAATCGAGGAAAGGTTACGTAGGGGAAGAGAGGATGAGAGTAGAAGAAAAGctgatgaagaaaaagaaaacactaa TACTAGTCCTGGATATCGACCTCGTCAATATAGTGGAGAAGAAGGCGGTGGACGACAGAGGAGACTGAGTAGTAACAGTTCAGGTAAAGGTAGACCAG GACCTCCTCCTGTTACCTCTCCTGGTAAGCCTAGACGTGACAGTGATGTATCTAATCATTCACAAGAAGTATTTTCTGGTGGTGAGGAAACAAAAGAAGAACCTCGTAGTCCAGTCTCTCCAGCTCATAGAGATGAGGCTGCCTCAAAATTAGTGCCAGCTCCTCCCCCACCAGTTAATATCTGGGAGAAGAGAAAAGAAACAGTAGTAAAAACTGCAGTCGTATCAGTGAAATCACCAATGGAGTCCCATACTCACATCAAGTCAGAAACACGGTCTATAGCAGATGCACCT AGTTCTTCATCTTCATCATCCTCAACATCACAGTCTCCAGAAAATAAGGCAGCACCTCCACCTAAGGATAATCCCTGGACAAGACGGCAATACAATAAAGAATCAG ATGAACCTGTTAGTAGCAGTCCTATGGGAAAACCTTCAGGAAGAGGTGAACGTTCAGCAGGTTCAAGGGGTCGGGGTAGAGGTCATGGAGGATATCCTGATAAAGGCAGAGGACAAGAAAGTAAACCAAG ACATGAGAAGAAAATACCCCAGTCTATTGATGAAATGCCAAAATATGAACCACAAGTGCAGAAG GattttagacaaaaaaataaatttgctgGCTTATTAGATGATGAGGATGAAGACAATGGTGAAGACTCCACATGA
- the LOC143063672 gene encoding uncharacterized protein LOC143063672 isoform X1: MAAQGKKKKIKGTKMALTDFLADGSSNQAPPARTDWAAEMESNDMEDLDMDFLKPKIDRSKLPTAPKSARGPDVDMDKVPSVPPFTAFIGNLAYETTEDNIADFFKKLNVLNVRLPEDRGRLRGFGYVEFADRQNLLDALNMNEENMMGRKVRVDLADQHQQNENKKSGGYDRQTSGDPDRAEGNWRAPPKSFDDFDRGPQRGGFDDRGPQRGGYDDRGPSRGFDDRGPSRGFDDRGSSRGFDDRGPSRGFDDRGPSRGFDDRGPSRGFDDRGPSRGGGYGRDRYDDRGPPRDRYDDRRQGYNDRGGRDFNRFEDRGPPRGGYDDRGPPGADDGGRRPFGSGYNRDDRHGSRAERQSPTRETPAERPRLNLKPRTKAPEDAPTTDKPPARKPSANIFGDAKPVDIVAKEKEKERAAPMSDKPPARKPSANIFGDAKPVDTAAKEREIEERLRRGREDESRRKADEEKENTNSTSPGYRPRQYSGEEGGGRQRRLSSNSSGKGRPGPPPVTSPGKPRRDSDVSNHSQEVFSGGEETKEEPRSPVSPAHRDEAASKLVPAPPPPVNIWEKRKETVVKTAVVSVKSPMESHTHIKSETRSIADAPSSSSSSSSTSQSPENKAAPPPKDNPWTRRQYNKESDEPVSSSPMGKPSGRGERSAGSRGRGRGHGGYPDKGRGQESKPRHEKKIPQSIDEMPKYEPQVQKDFRQKNKFAGLLDDEDEDNGEDST, translated from the exons gtaaaaaaaagaagataaaggGGACCAAGATGGCCCTGACAGATTTTCTGGCAGATGGTTCATCTAATCAAGCACCTCCAGCCAGAACTGATTGGGCTGCAGAGATGGAGAGCAATGACATGGAAG ATCTAGACATGGATTTTTTAAAGCCAAAGATAGACAGATCCAAGTTGCCGACAGCTCCTAAATCAGCTCGTGGTCCTGATGTAGATATGGATAAAGTTCCTTCAGTTCCACCATTTACAGCATTTATAGGAAATCTAGCATATGAAACTACAGAAGATAACATAGCTGACTTTTTCAAAAAACTTAAT GTTTTAAATGTAAGATTGCCAGAAGACAGGGGCAGACTTAGAGGATTTGGTTATGTGGAATTTGCTGACAGACAAAATTTATTGGATGCCCTCAACATGAATGAAGAG AATATGATGGGTAGGAAAGTCCGAGTAGATTTAGCAGATCAACACCAACAAAATG AGAACAAGAAAAGTGGTGGTTATGATAGACAAACAAGTGGTGATCCTGATAGAGCAGAAGGCAATTGGAGGGCACCTCCTAAAAGTTTTGATG attttgacCGAGGCCCTCAAAGAGGAGGTTTTGATGATAGAGGGCCACAAAGAGGAGGTTATGATGACAGGGGCCCTTCAAGAGGTTTTGATGATAGAGGACCATCTAGGGGTTTTGATGATAGAGGATCATCAAGAGGTTTTGATGATAGAGGACCATCAAGGGGTTTTGATGATAGAGGACCATCAAGGGGTTTCGATGATAGAGGACCATCAAGGGGTTTTGATGATAGAGGGCCTTCAAGAGGAGGGGGATATGGAAGGGATAGGTATGACGACAGAGGTCCACCAAGAGATAGATATGATGACAGGCGACAAGGATATAATGATAGAGGAGGTAGAGACTTTAATAGATTTGAAGACCGAGGCCCTCCAAGAGGAGGATATGACGACAGAGGTCCACCAGGGGCTGATG ATGGTGGACGGAGACCATTCGGTAGCGGTTATAACCGTGACGATAGACATGGAAGCAG agCAGAAAGACAGAGTCCAACCAGAG AAACACCAGCAGAAAGGCCTCGATTGAATTTAAAACCTCGTACTAAAGCACCAGAAGATGCCCCAACCACAGATAAACCTCCAGCAAGGAAACCCTCAGCAAATATATTTGGTGATGCTAAACCTGTAGATATAGTAGCTAAAGAGAAAGAGAAGGAGAGGGCTGCCCCAATGTCAGATAAACCTCCAGCAAGGAAACCATCAGCAAATATATTTGGTGATGCTAAACCCGTAGATACAGCGGCCAAAGAGCGAGAAATCGAGGAAAGGTTACGTAGGGGAAGAGAGGATGAGAGTAGAAGAAAAGctgatgaagaaaaagaaaacactaa TAGTACTAGTCCTGGATATCGACCTCGTCAATATAGTGGAGAAGAAGGCGGTGGACGACAGAGGAGACTGAGTAGTAACAGTTCAGGTAAAGGTAGACCAG GACCTCCTCCTGTTACCTCTCCTGGTAAGCCTAGACGTGACAGTGATGTATCTAATCATTCACAAGAAGTATTTTCTGGTGGTGAGGAAACAAAAGAAGAACCTCGTAGTCCAGTCTCTCCAGCTCATAGAGATGAGGCTGCCTCAAAATTAGTGCCAGCTCCTCCCCCACCAGTTAATATCTGGGAGAAGAGAAAAGAAACAGTAGTAAAAACTGCAGTCGTATCAGTGAAATCACCAATGGAGTCCCATACTCACATCAAGTCAGAAACACGGTCTATAGCAGATGCACCT AGTTCTTCATCTTCATCATCCTCAACATCACAGTCTCCAGAAAATAAGGCAGCACCTCCACCTAAGGATAATCCCTGGACAAGACGGCAATACAATAAAGAATCAG ATGAACCTGTTAGTAGCAGTCCTATGGGAAAACCTTCAGGAAGAGGTGAACGTTCAGCAGGTTCAAGGGGTCGGGGTAGAGGTCATGGAGGATATCCTGATAAAGGCAGAGGACAAGAAAGTAAACCAAG ACATGAGAAGAAAATACCCCAGTCTATTGATGAAATGCCAAAATATGAACCACAAGTGCAGAAG GattttagacaaaaaaataaatttgctgGCTTATTAGATGATGAGGATGAAGACAATGGTGAAGACTCCACATGA
- the LOC143063672 gene encoding uncharacterized protein LOC143063672 isoform X4, with amino-acid sequence MAAQGKKKKIKGTKMALTDFLADGSSNQAPPARTDWAAEMESNDMEDLDMDFLKPKIDRSKLPTAPKSARGPDVDMDKVPSVPPFTAFIGNLAYETTEDNIADFFKKLNVLNVRLPEDRGRLRGFGYVEFADRQNLLDALNMNEENMMGRKVRVDLADQHQQNENKKSGGYDRQTSGDPDRAEGNWRAPPKSFDDFDRGPQRGGFDDRGPQRGGYDDRGPSRGFDDRGPSRGFDDRGSSRGFDDRGPSRGFDDRGPSRGFDDRGPSRGFDDRGPSRGGGYGRDRYDDRGPPRDRYDDRRQGYNDRGGRDFNRFEDRGPPRGGYDDRGPPGADDGGRRPFGSGYNRDDRHGSRAERQSPTRETPAERPRLNLKPRTKAPEDAPTTDKPPARKPSANIFGDAKPVDIVAKEKEKERAAPMSDKPPARKPSANIFGDAKPVDTAAKEREIEERLRRGREDESRRKADEEKENTNTSPGYRPRQYSGEEGGGRQRRLSSNSSGPPPVTSPGKPRRDSDVSNHSQEVFSGGEETKEEPRSPVSPAHRDEAASKLVPAPPPPVNIWEKRKETVVKTAVVSVKSPMESHTHIKSETRSIADAPSSSSSSSSTSQSPENKAAPPPKDNPWTRRQYNKESDEPVSSSPMGKPSGRGERSAGSRGRGRGHGGYPDKGRGQESKPRHEKKIPQSIDEMPKYEPQVQKDFRQKNKFAGLLDDEDEDNGEDST; translated from the exons gtaaaaaaaagaagataaaggGGACCAAGATGGCCCTGACAGATTTTCTGGCAGATGGTTCATCTAATCAAGCACCTCCAGCCAGAACTGATTGGGCTGCAGAGATGGAGAGCAATGACATGGAAG ATCTAGACATGGATTTTTTAAAGCCAAAGATAGACAGATCCAAGTTGCCGACAGCTCCTAAATCAGCTCGTGGTCCTGATGTAGATATGGATAAAGTTCCTTCAGTTCCACCATTTACAGCATTTATAGGAAATCTAGCATATGAAACTACAGAAGATAACATAGCTGACTTTTTCAAAAAACTTAAT GTTTTAAATGTAAGATTGCCAGAAGACAGGGGCAGACTTAGAGGATTTGGTTATGTGGAATTTGCTGACAGACAAAATTTATTGGATGCCCTCAACATGAATGAAGAG AATATGATGGGTAGGAAAGTCCGAGTAGATTTAGCAGATCAACACCAACAAAATG AGAACAAGAAAAGTGGTGGTTATGATAGACAAACAAGTGGTGATCCTGATAGAGCAGAAGGCAATTGGAGGGCACCTCCTAAAAGTTTTGATG attttgacCGAGGCCCTCAAAGAGGAGGTTTTGATGATAGAGGGCCACAAAGAGGAGGTTATGATGACAGGGGCCCTTCAAGAGGTTTTGATGATAGAGGACCATCTAGGGGTTTTGATGATAGAGGATCATCAAGAGGTTTTGATGATAGAGGACCATCAAGGGGTTTTGATGATAGAGGACCATCAAGGGGTTTCGATGATAGAGGACCATCAAGGGGTTTTGATGATAGAGGGCCTTCAAGAGGAGGGGGATATGGAAGGGATAGGTATGACGACAGAGGTCCACCAAGAGATAGATATGATGACAGGCGACAAGGATATAATGATAGAGGAGGTAGAGACTTTAATAGATTTGAAGACCGAGGCCCTCCAAGAGGAGGATATGACGACAGAGGTCCACCAGGGGCTGATG ATGGTGGACGGAGACCATTCGGTAGCGGTTATAACCGTGACGATAGACATGGAAGCAG agCAGAAAGACAGAGTCCAACCAGAG AAACACCAGCAGAAAGGCCTCGATTGAATTTAAAACCTCGTACTAAAGCACCAGAAGATGCCCCAACCACAGATAAACCTCCAGCAAGGAAACCCTCAGCAAATATATTTGGTGATGCTAAACCTGTAGATATAGTAGCTAAAGAGAAAGAGAAGGAGAGGGCTGCCCCAATGTCAGATAAACCTCCAGCAAGGAAACCATCAGCAAATATATTTGGTGATGCTAAACCCGTAGATACAGCGGCCAAAGAGCGAGAAATCGAGGAAAGGTTACGTAGGGGAAGAGAGGATGAGAGTAGAAGAAAAGctgatgaagaaaaagaaaacactaa TACTAGTCCTGGATATCGACCTCGTCAATATAGTGGAGAAGAAGGCGGTGGACGACAGAGGAGACTGAGTAGTAACAGTTCAG GACCTCCTCCTGTTACCTCTCCTGGTAAGCCTAGACGTGACAGTGATGTATCTAATCATTCACAAGAAGTATTTTCTGGTGGTGAGGAAACAAAAGAAGAACCTCGTAGTCCAGTCTCTCCAGCTCATAGAGATGAGGCTGCCTCAAAATTAGTGCCAGCTCCTCCCCCACCAGTTAATATCTGGGAGAAGAGAAAAGAAACAGTAGTAAAAACTGCAGTCGTATCAGTGAAATCACCAATGGAGTCCCATACTCACATCAAGTCAGAAACACGGTCTATAGCAGATGCACCT AGTTCTTCATCTTCATCATCCTCAACATCACAGTCTCCAGAAAATAAGGCAGCACCTCCACCTAAGGATAATCCCTGGACAAGACGGCAATACAATAAAGAATCAG ATGAACCTGTTAGTAGCAGTCCTATGGGAAAACCTTCAGGAAGAGGTGAACGTTCAGCAGGTTCAAGGGGTCGGGGTAGAGGTCATGGAGGATATCCTGATAAAGGCAGAGGACAAGAAAGTAAACCAAG ACATGAGAAGAAAATACCCCAGTCTATTGATGAAATGCCAAAATATGAACCACAAGTGCAGAAG GattttagacaaaaaaataaatttgctgGCTTATTAGATGATGAGGATGAAGACAATGGTGAAGACTCCACATGA
- the LOC143063672 gene encoding uncharacterized protein LOC143063672 isoform X3, with protein sequence MAAQGKKKKIKGTKMALTDFLADGSSNQAPPARTDWAAEMESNDMEDLDMDFLKPKIDRSKLPTAPKSARGPDVDMDKVPSVPPFTAFIGNLAYETTEDNIADFFKKLNVLNVRLPEDRGRLRGFGYVEFADRQNLLDALNMNEENMMGRKVRVDLADQHQQNENKKSGGYDRQTSGDPDRAEGNWRAPPKSFDDFDRGPQRGGFDDRGPQRGGYDDRGPSRGFDDRGPSRGFDDRGSSRGFDDRGPSRGFDDRGPSRGFDDRGPSRGFDDRGPSRGGGYGRDRYDDRGPPRDRYDDRRQGYNDRGGRDFNRFEDRGPPRGGYDDRGPPGADDGGRRPFGSGYNRDDRHGSRAERQSPTRETPAERPRLNLKPRTKAPEDAPTTDKPPARKPSANIFGDAKPVDIVAKEKEKERAAPMSDKPPARKPSANIFGDAKPVDTAAKEREIEERLRRGREDESRRKADEEKENTNSTSPGYRPRQYSGEEGGGRQRRLSSNSSGPPPVTSPGKPRRDSDVSNHSQEVFSGGEETKEEPRSPVSPAHRDEAASKLVPAPPPPVNIWEKRKETVVKTAVVSVKSPMESHTHIKSETRSIADAPSSSSSSSSTSQSPENKAAPPPKDNPWTRRQYNKESDEPVSSSPMGKPSGRGERSAGSRGRGRGHGGYPDKGRGQESKPRHEKKIPQSIDEMPKYEPQVQKDFRQKNKFAGLLDDEDEDNGEDST encoded by the exons gtaaaaaaaagaagataaaggGGACCAAGATGGCCCTGACAGATTTTCTGGCAGATGGTTCATCTAATCAAGCACCTCCAGCCAGAACTGATTGGGCTGCAGAGATGGAGAGCAATGACATGGAAG ATCTAGACATGGATTTTTTAAAGCCAAAGATAGACAGATCCAAGTTGCCGACAGCTCCTAAATCAGCTCGTGGTCCTGATGTAGATATGGATAAAGTTCCTTCAGTTCCACCATTTACAGCATTTATAGGAAATCTAGCATATGAAACTACAGAAGATAACATAGCTGACTTTTTCAAAAAACTTAAT GTTTTAAATGTAAGATTGCCAGAAGACAGGGGCAGACTTAGAGGATTTGGTTATGTGGAATTTGCTGACAGACAAAATTTATTGGATGCCCTCAACATGAATGAAGAG AATATGATGGGTAGGAAAGTCCGAGTAGATTTAGCAGATCAACACCAACAAAATG AGAACAAGAAAAGTGGTGGTTATGATAGACAAACAAGTGGTGATCCTGATAGAGCAGAAGGCAATTGGAGGGCACCTCCTAAAAGTTTTGATG attttgacCGAGGCCCTCAAAGAGGAGGTTTTGATGATAGAGGGCCACAAAGAGGAGGTTATGATGACAGGGGCCCTTCAAGAGGTTTTGATGATAGAGGACCATCTAGGGGTTTTGATGATAGAGGATCATCAAGAGGTTTTGATGATAGAGGACCATCAAGGGGTTTTGATGATAGAGGACCATCAAGGGGTTTCGATGATAGAGGACCATCAAGGGGTTTTGATGATAGAGGGCCTTCAAGAGGAGGGGGATATGGAAGGGATAGGTATGACGACAGAGGTCCACCAAGAGATAGATATGATGACAGGCGACAAGGATATAATGATAGAGGAGGTAGAGACTTTAATAGATTTGAAGACCGAGGCCCTCCAAGAGGAGGATATGACGACAGAGGTCCACCAGGGGCTGATG ATGGTGGACGGAGACCATTCGGTAGCGGTTATAACCGTGACGATAGACATGGAAGCAG agCAGAAAGACAGAGTCCAACCAGAG AAACACCAGCAGAAAGGCCTCGATTGAATTTAAAACCTCGTACTAAAGCACCAGAAGATGCCCCAACCACAGATAAACCTCCAGCAAGGAAACCCTCAGCAAATATATTTGGTGATGCTAAACCTGTAGATATAGTAGCTAAAGAGAAAGAGAAGGAGAGGGCTGCCCCAATGTCAGATAAACCTCCAGCAAGGAAACCATCAGCAAATATATTTGGTGATGCTAAACCCGTAGATACAGCGGCCAAAGAGCGAGAAATCGAGGAAAGGTTACGTAGGGGAAGAGAGGATGAGAGTAGAAGAAAAGctgatgaagaaaaagaaaacactaa TAGTACTAGTCCTGGATATCGACCTCGTCAATATAGTGGAGAAGAAGGCGGTGGACGACAGAGGAGACTGAGTAGTAACAGTTCAG GACCTCCTCCTGTTACCTCTCCTGGTAAGCCTAGACGTGACAGTGATGTATCTAATCATTCACAAGAAGTATTTTCTGGTGGTGAGGAAACAAAAGAAGAACCTCGTAGTCCAGTCTCTCCAGCTCATAGAGATGAGGCTGCCTCAAAATTAGTGCCAGCTCCTCCCCCACCAGTTAATATCTGGGAGAAGAGAAAAGAAACAGTAGTAAAAACTGCAGTCGTATCAGTGAAATCACCAATGGAGTCCCATACTCACATCAAGTCAGAAACACGGTCTATAGCAGATGCACCT AGTTCTTCATCTTCATCATCCTCAACATCACAGTCTCCAGAAAATAAGGCAGCACCTCCACCTAAGGATAATCCCTGGACAAGACGGCAATACAATAAAGAATCAG ATGAACCTGTTAGTAGCAGTCCTATGGGAAAACCTTCAGGAAGAGGTGAACGTTCAGCAGGTTCAAGGGGTCGGGGTAGAGGTCATGGAGGATATCCTGATAAAGGCAGAGGACAAGAAAGTAAACCAAG ACATGAGAAGAAAATACCCCAGTCTATTGATGAAATGCCAAAATATGAACCACAAGTGCAGAAG GattttagacaaaaaaataaatttgctgGCTTATTAGATGATGAGGATGAAGACAATGGTGAAGACTCCACATGA
- the LOC143063672 gene encoding uncharacterized protein LOC143063672 isoform X5, protein MALTDFLADGSSNQAPPARTDWAAEMESNDMEDLDMDFLKPKIDRSKLPTAPKSARGPDVDMDKVPSVPPFTAFIGNLAYETTEDNIADFFKKLNVLNVRLPEDRGRLRGFGYVEFADRQNLLDALNMNEENMMGRKVRVDLADQHQQNENKKSGGYDRQTSGDPDRAEGNWRAPPKSFDDFDRGPQRGGFDDRGPQRGGYDDRGPSRGFDDRGPSRGFDDRGSSRGFDDRGPSRGFDDRGPSRGFDDRGPSRGFDDRGPSRGGGYGRDRYDDRGPPRDRYDDRRQGYNDRGGRDFNRFEDRGPPRGGYDDRGPPGADDGGRRPFGSGYNRDDRHGSRAERQSPTRETPAERPRLNLKPRTKAPEDAPTTDKPPARKPSANIFGDAKPVDIVAKEKEKERAAPMSDKPPARKPSANIFGDAKPVDTAAKEREIEERLRRGREDESRRKADEEKENTNSTSPGYRPRQYSGEEGGGRQRRLSSNSSGKGRPGPPPVTSPGKPRRDSDVSNHSQEVFSGGEETKEEPRSPVSPAHRDEAASKLVPAPPPPVNIWEKRKETVVKTAVVSVKSPMESHTHIKSETRSIADAPSSSSSSSSTSQSPENKAAPPPKDNPWTRRQYNKESDEPVSSSPMGKPSGRGERSAGSRGRGRGHGGYPDKGRGQESKPRHEKKIPQSIDEMPKYEPQVQKDFRQKNKFAGLLDDEDEDNGEDST, encoded by the exons ATGGCCCTGACAGATTTTCTGGCAGATGGTTCATCTAATCAAGCACCTCCAGCCAGAACTGATTGGGCTGCAGAGATGGAGAGCAATGACATGGAAG ATCTAGACATGGATTTTTTAAAGCCAAAGATAGACAGATCCAAGTTGCCGACAGCTCCTAAATCAGCTCGTGGTCCTGATGTAGATATGGATAAAGTTCCTTCAGTTCCACCATTTACAGCATTTATAGGAAATCTAGCATATGAAACTACAGAAGATAACATAGCTGACTTTTTCAAAAAACTTAAT GTTTTAAATGTAAGATTGCCAGAAGACAGGGGCAGACTTAGAGGATTTGGTTATGTGGAATTTGCTGACAGACAAAATTTATTGGATGCCCTCAACATGAATGAAGAG AATATGATGGGTAGGAAAGTCCGAGTAGATTTAGCAGATCAACACCAACAAAATG AGAACAAGAAAAGTGGTGGTTATGATAGACAAACAAGTGGTGATCCTGATAGAGCAGAAGGCAATTGGAGGGCACCTCCTAAAAGTTTTGATG attttgacCGAGGCCCTCAAAGAGGAGGTTTTGATGATAGAGGGCCACAAAGAGGAGGTTATGATGACAGGGGCCCTTCAAGAGGTTTTGATGATAGAGGACCATCTAGGGGTTTTGATGATAGAGGATCATCAAGAGGTTTTGATGATAGAGGACCATCAAGGGGTTTTGATGATAGAGGACCATCAAGGGGTTTCGATGATAGAGGACCATCAAGGGGTTTTGATGATAGAGGGCCTTCAAGAGGAGGGGGATATGGAAGGGATAGGTATGACGACAGAGGTCCACCAAGAGATAGATATGATGACAGGCGACAAGGATATAATGATAGAGGAGGTAGAGACTTTAATAGATTTGAAGACCGAGGCCCTCCAAGAGGAGGATATGACGACAGAGGTCCACCAGGGGCTGATG ATGGTGGACGGAGACCATTCGGTAGCGGTTATAACCGTGACGATAGACATGGAAGCAG agCAGAAAGACAGAGTCCAACCAGAG AAACACCAGCAGAAAGGCCTCGATTGAATTTAAAACCTCGTACTAAAGCACCAGAAGATGCCCCAACCACAGATAAACCTCCAGCAAGGAAACCCTCAGCAAATATATTTGGTGATGCTAAACCTGTAGATATAGTAGCTAAAGAGAAAGAGAAGGAGAGGGCTGCCCCAATGTCAGATAAACCTCCAGCAAGGAAACCATCAGCAAATATATTTGGTGATGCTAAACCCGTAGATACAGCGGCCAAAGAGCGAGAAATCGAGGAAAGGTTACGTAGGGGAAGAGAGGATGAGAGTAGAAGAAAAGctgatgaagaaaaagaaaacactaa TAGTACTAGTCCTGGATATCGACCTCGTCAATATAGTGGAGAAGAAGGCGGTGGACGACAGAGGAGACTGAGTAGTAACAGTTCAGGTAAAGGTAGACCAG GACCTCCTCCTGTTACCTCTCCTGGTAAGCCTAGACGTGACAGTGATGTATCTAATCATTCACAAGAAGTATTTTCTGGTGGTGAGGAAACAAAAGAAGAACCTCGTAGTCCAGTCTCTCCAGCTCATAGAGATGAGGCTGCCTCAAAATTAGTGCCAGCTCCTCCCCCACCAGTTAATATCTGGGAGAAGAGAAAAGAAACAGTAGTAAAAACTGCAGTCGTATCAGTGAAATCACCAATGGAGTCCCATACTCACATCAAGTCAGAAACACGGTCTATAGCAGATGCACCT AGTTCTTCATCTTCATCATCCTCAACATCACAGTCTCCAGAAAATAAGGCAGCACCTCCACCTAAGGATAATCCCTGGACAAGACGGCAATACAATAAAGAATCAG ATGAACCTGTTAGTAGCAGTCCTATGGGAAAACCTTCAGGAAGAGGTGAACGTTCAGCAGGTTCAAGGGGTCGGGGTAGAGGTCATGGAGGATATCCTGATAAAGGCAGAGGACAAGAAAGTAAACCAAG ACATGAGAAGAAAATACCCCAGTCTATTGATGAAATGCCAAAATATGAACCACAAGTGCAGAAG GattttagacaaaaaaataaatttgctgGCTTATTAGATGATGAGGATGAAGACAATGGTGAAGACTCCACATGA